The following proteins are encoded in a genomic region of Reichenbachiella sp.:
- a CDS encoding alpha/beta hydrolase — protein MNYTSLGIGLAIVFSLFLLYNLFFVLFYENVLFQGDELNEDHAFDFKFPYEEVSIDTEDNARLHGLLLKSDSSKGLILYFHGNRGNLERWGQIANDIRNGYNYDVLVMDYRGYGKSRGNRNEQALYQDATVVYDYAIQQLGYDQIVIHGRSLGTAIATYLAADRKAAHLILETPMTNIRAVIPVLDFLLFKKAWLRYEFNSLSRIDAISCPITILHGTDDRIVPYDLGYQLYLGIDQPNKKIITINQGKHNNLDTFEIYQQAMERILK, from the coding sequence ATGAATTACACGTCTCTAGGGATTGGACTAGCGATAGTATTTTCGTTGTTCTTGTTGTACAACTTATTTTTTGTGCTCTTTTACGAGAACGTCCTTTTTCAAGGGGATGAGTTGAACGAAGATCATGCATTTGATTTCAAATTCCCCTATGAGGAAGTGTCGATAGATACGGAAGACAATGCGCGATTGCATGGCCTACTTCTAAAAAGTGATTCTTCAAAAGGGCTTATTCTATACTTTCATGGTAATAGAGGAAATCTGGAGCGGTGGGGTCAAATAGCCAATGATATCCGAAATGGATACAATTATGATGTGTTGGTTATGGATTACCGTGGATACGGAAAGAGTAGAGGCAATCGTAACGAGCAGGCCCTATATCAAGATGCTACCGTTGTGTATGATTATGCTATTCAACAATTAGGGTATGATCAAATTGTTATTCACGGGAGATCTCTGGGGACCGCCATTGCCACTTATTTAGCGGCTGACCGAAAGGCTGCGCATTTGATTCTTGAGACGCCAATGACTAATATAAGAGCAGTGATTCCAGTGCTTGATTTCTTGTTATTTAAAAAAGCATGGTTGCGGTATGAATTCAATTCCTTATCCAGAATTGATGCAATTTCTTGTCCAATCACCATACTTCATGGCACAGATGATCGCATCGTTCCTTATGATTTGGGGTATCAATTGTACCTGGGTATTGACCAGCCCAATAAAAAAATAATTACAATAAATCAGGGTAAGCACAATAATTTGGATACTTTTGAAATATATCAGCAAGCTATGGAACGAATTTTGAAATAA
- a CDS encoding transketolase family protein — MTKYTYTEKKDTRSGFGAGLLEAGQKNPNVVALCADLIGSLKMGDFIKEFPDRFVQVGIAEANMMGIAAGMTIGGKIPFTGTFANFSTSRVYDQIRQSIAYSEKNVKICASHAGLTLGEDGATHQVLEDIGMMKMLPHMTVINPCDYNQTKAATLALVDHVGPAYLRFGRPAWPIFTDPNQKFEIGKAINFIEGSDVSIFATGHMLWLAIEAEAVLAEQGISAEIINIHTIKPLDDEAVLKSVAKTGCAVSAEEHQIAGGLGESIASLLARNTPKPLEIVGVNDSFGESGKPVELLAKYGLSVESIVDSAKKAIARKNA; from the coding sequence ATGACTAAATATACATACACAGAAAAAAAAGACACAAGATCAGGATTTGGTGCTGGCTTATTAGAAGCGGGACAAAAGAATCCCAACGTGGTTGCCCTTTGCGCGGATTTAATTGGCTCATTGAAAATGGGAGATTTCATCAAGGAATTTCCTGACAGATTTGTTCAAGTAGGTATCGCAGAAGCCAACATGATGGGTATTGCTGCAGGTATGACCATTGGTGGCAAGATTCCTTTCACCGGTACATTTGCCAACTTCTCTACCAGTAGAGTTTATGATCAAATCAGACAGTCGATCGCCTATTCTGAAAAGAATGTGAAAATATGTGCTTCTCATGCAGGCTTAACACTTGGAGAAGATGGTGCTACACACCAAGTGCTTGAAGACATCGGAATGATGAAGATGCTGCCTCATATGACAGTAATCAATCCATGTGATTACAACCAAACGAAGGCGGCTACTTTGGCCTTAGTAGATCATGTAGGCCCTGCCTACTTGAGATTCGGTCGTCCAGCATGGCCGATCTTCACAGATCCTAATCAGAAGTTTGAAATTGGCAAGGCCATCAACTTCATTGAAGGTTCAGATGTGTCAATTTTCGCTACAGGCCACATGTTATGGTTGGCTATCGAAGCTGAAGCTGTATTGGCTGAACAAGGCATTTCTGCAGAAATCATCAATATTCACACAATCAAACCTTTGGATGATGAGGCAGTATTGAAATCTGTAGCTAAAACGGGTTGTGCTGTATCTGCTGAAGAGCATCAGATTGCTGGTGGACTTGGAGAAAGCATCGCTTCCCTCCTAGCTAGAAACACACCTAAGCCTTTAGAAATTGTGGGTGTAAATGATTCGTTTGGCGAAAGTGGAAAGCCAGTAGAGCTTTTAGCCAAATATGGCTTGAGCGTTGAAAGCATTGTGGACTCAGCTAAAAAAGCGATCGCCAGAAAGAACGCTTAA
- a CDS encoding aspartate aminotransferase family protein, translating into MNNRQLFFKHLGQTSEFPLSLEIERAEGVYMYDKDNKAYLDLISGIGVSSIGHRHPKVIEAIKTQVDKHLHVMVYGEFVTAPQVQLAHAITETLPNHLNNVFLVNSGSEATEGALKLAKRHTGRKKIISFDNAYHGSTSGALSIAGDEKLKSPFRPLLPDIHQIRFGISEDLDVIDTDTAAVIIETVQGEAGVRCADSAYFVALREKCNETGTLLIMDEIQCGFGRTGKFWAFEHYGVTPDILLCAKGMGGGMPIGAFISSKEIMNVLTHDPILGHITTFGGHPVSAAASLATIKVLQEEKFIASVAEKAELFLSLLKHSKIKEVRSKGLMMAVEFESFEYLDQVIHQLLDEGILSDWFLFCDNSMRIAPPLTITLEEIKMACNKILQAIDDVG; encoded by the coding sequence ATGAACAACAGACAACTCTTCTTCAAACACCTGGGTCAAACTTCTGAGTTTCCACTTTCTCTTGAAATCGAAAGAGCAGAAGGTGTATACATGTATGACAAGGATAACAAAGCCTATCTAGACCTTATTTCTGGTATCGGAGTAAGTTCTATCGGTCATCGACACCCCAAAGTGATTGAAGCCATAAAAACGCAAGTTGATAAGCACTTGCATGTGATGGTCTATGGAGAGTTTGTAACAGCTCCACAGGTTCAACTCGCCCATGCGATTACCGAAACTCTACCTAATCATCTGAATAATGTGTTTCTGGTCAACTCGGGCAGTGAAGCCACAGAAGGCGCCCTGAAACTCGCCAAAAGACATACGGGTAGAAAAAAAATAATATCATTTGACAATGCCTACCACGGATCGACGTCCGGTGCTTTGTCAATAGCCGGAGATGAAAAGTTGAAATCCCCATTTAGACCATTACTACCAGACATACATCAGATTCGATTCGGAATATCCGAAGACCTGGATGTGATTGACACAGATACGGCTGCGGTCATTATAGAAACCGTTCAAGGCGAAGCAGGAGTAAGATGTGCGGATAGTGCCTATTTTGTAGCACTAAGAGAAAAGTGTAACGAGACTGGTACCCTTCTAATCATGGATGAGATACAATGCGGATTTGGACGTACAGGTAAGTTTTGGGCTTTTGAACATTACGGTGTTACTCCCGACATTTTACTTTGTGCCAAAGGAATGGGTGGCGGCATGCCAATTGGGGCATTTATCTCATCAAAAGAAATCATGAATGTTTTAACTCATGATCCCATCTTAGGTCACATCACCACCTTTGGCGGCCATCCTGTGAGTGCGGCGGCCTCTCTAGCAACCATAAAGGTTCTACAAGAAGAAAAATTCATAGCATCTGTAGCAGAAAAAGCTGAATTATTCCTTTCGTTACTCAAGCATTCAAAGATCAAAGAAGTAAGAAGCAAAGGGTTGATGATGGCTGTTGAGTTTGAATCTTTCGAATATCTGGATCAAGTGATTCACCAATTACTTGATGAAGGCATACTCTCTGATTGGTTTTTATTTTGCGATAACTCAATGAGGATCGCTCCCCCTCTCACCATCACATTAGAAGAAATAAAAATGGCTTGCAATAAAATTTTGCAAGCCATTGATGATGTGGGCTAA
- the holA gene encoding DNA polymerase III subunit delta yields MAVTYQDILSNLKNNQYAPVYFLQGEESFFIDEVIKYIEKHAMDESLRSFNQVVVYGKDANIPDILNHAKGFPMMAERKVVIIKEAQEIAGFNKEENEKMLLNYLENPQPSTVLVFGYKYKTLDKRKKIGKSIDQKAVLMTATKFYDNQIPTWVESFVKSRNRQIDQKALQLIVENIGNNLTRIANEIDKLLINIGDEPKITAEHVYKNIGISKEYNVFELQKALSFRNVMKANEIIHYFKSDPKSNPIIPIIANLFSFFNKLLLLHHSKDKSEKHLASLLGVHPFFVKEYIMAAKNYPLAKVVANVRHLKVADMKSKGIDYPSQPEGEILKELIFNLIH; encoded by the coding sequence GTGGCCGTTACCTATCAGGACATCCTAAGTAATCTTAAGAATAATCAATACGCTCCTGTATATTTTTTACAGGGAGAGGAGTCTTTTTTTATCGATGAGGTGATCAAATACATTGAGAAGCATGCCATGGATGAAAGTCTCCGCAGCTTTAATCAGGTGGTGGTCTATGGTAAGGATGCCAATATTCCAGATATTCTGAATCATGCTAAAGGATTTCCTATGATGGCAGAGCGCAAGGTTGTCATCATTAAGGAAGCGCAAGAAATTGCCGGGTTCAACAAAGAAGAGAATGAAAAAATGCTTCTGAACTATTTGGAAAACCCCCAACCATCTACTGTGCTAGTGTTTGGCTATAAGTACAAAACACTTGACAAACGAAAAAAAATAGGTAAGAGTATAGATCAAAAGGCTGTACTCATGACGGCTACAAAGTTCTATGATAACCAGATTCCAACCTGGGTAGAATCCTTTGTGAAATCTAGAAATCGTCAAATTGACCAGAAGGCCTTGCAGTTGATTGTGGAGAATATTGGGAATAATCTCACACGAATCGCTAATGAGATTGATAAGCTACTGATCAACATAGGTGACGAGCCGAAGATTACTGCAGAGCATGTCTATAAAAATATAGGGATTAGTAAAGAATATAATGTCTTTGAACTTCAGAAAGCATTGTCCTTTAGAAATGTAATGAAGGCCAATGAGATTATTCATTACTTCAAATCCGACCCGAAGTCCAATCCTATCATTCCTATTATAGCGAATTTGTTTTCTTTTTTTAATAAACTATTGCTGTTGCATCACTCCAAAGACAAGTCAGAGAAACATTTGGCATCTTTATTGGGAGTTCATCCATTTTTCGTGAAAGAATATATTATGGCCGCAAAAAATTACCCTTTGGCAAAGGTAGTGGCCAATGTCAGGCATTTGAAAGTGGCAGACATGAAATCAAAGGGGATCGATTACCCTAGTCAGCCAGAAGGTGAAATATTGAAGGAATTGATTTTTAATCTGATCCATTAA
- a CDS encoding carboxy terminal-processing peptidase produces MNLKELKKLFIVGLLGLVAFSSQAFVLKDSVTVLEPAEKHAMEIGLTMDILNRYHYLKIDMNDSLSGVVFDNFLSSLDDNRTYFSKADVDYFSKYKYQLDDDLEARNVDVAFQIFRIFRERANSRIDYIQTLIDGGFDFSKDESIDLSDEELPWASNEAEINERWRKIIKSQALSLKLSGKDEEGIKETLTKRYQRYRKGINQYNSDDVFQFFMNAVAETYDPHTNYFSPISSENFNINMNLSLEGIGARLTQSMDYTVINEVIAGGPAYKSKQLHKDDKIIGVAQGEEEYVDVIGWRLQDVVQLIRGPKGSKVRLQYLKHGEETVVKEVSIIREKINLEDESAKAEMIPISKGNKVYNLGVITIPSFYMNFEEARNGDPNYRSVSRDVENLIKDLQSKNVDGIMIDLRYNGGGALPEAINLTGLFIDQGPVVQVKHSNGKIDVQRNSNAGVFYDGPLAVLVNRFSASASEIFSAAIQDYHRGIIIGETTFGKGTVQQMAGFNRYYPNYPESMGNLKFTLSKYYRVSGSSTQNIGVSPDIEFPSAFDAEEFGESSRPNALKWDQIISSYYQPTNTISDDIIENLRSLYKEDLKVDVDLKNLQKDIAKMKANQERNELSLNLEARKAEQDKNEEESDLQKKLSESAGKIYQEYSTSEEDQKKLREDPYLKEGLRLLAELVK; encoded by the coding sequence ATGAATTTGAAGGAATTGAAGAAGTTATTTATTGTAGGGTTGTTGGGATTGGTTGCCTTTTCGTCTCAGGCATTTGTACTCAAGGATTCAGTTACGGTATTAGAGCCAGCCGAAAAACACGCCATGGAAATTGGGCTCACTATGGATATTTTGAATAGGTATCACTACCTCAAAATTGACATGAATGATTCCCTGTCCGGAGTGGTATTTGACAATTTTTTATCTTCTTTAGATGATAACAGAACTTACTTTTCAAAAGCAGATGTTGATTACTTCTCTAAATATAAATATCAACTAGATGATGACTTAGAGGCGCGTAATGTGGACGTGGCTTTTCAAATATTCAGAATCTTCAGAGAACGAGCCAATTCAAGAATTGACTATATCCAAACTTTAATAGACGGTGGGTTTGATTTTAGTAAGGACGAATCCATTGACCTTTCGGATGAAGAATTGCCTTGGGCTTCGAATGAAGCCGAAATCAACGAACGTTGGAGGAAAATTATAAAAAGCCAGGCTTTAAGTCTGAAACTCTCCGGTAAGGATGAAGAAGGTATAAAAGAGACACTCACAAAAAGATATCAACGCTATCGTAAAGGCATCAACCAGTACAATTCTGATGATGTTTTTCAATTTTTCATGAATGCGGTAGCCGAAACCTACGATCCGCATACCAATTATTTTTCACCGATCTCTTCTGAGAATTTTAATATCAACATGAACCTTTCCTTGGAGGGAATAGGCGCTCGATTGACCCAGAGTATGGACTACACGGTAATCAATGAAGTAATTGCGGGTGGGCCAGCATATAAAAGCAAGCAATTGCATAAGGATGATAAGATCATTGGTGTAGCTCAGGGAGAAGAAGAGTATGTAGATGTGATTGGCTGGCGATTACAAGATGTGGTGCAATTGATTCGGGGACCAAAAGGAAGTAAAGTAAGGTTGCAGTATTTGAAGCATGGTGAAGAGACTGTGGTGAAAGAGGTAAGTATCATCAGAGAAAAAATTAATCTGGAAGATGAATCTGCCAAGGCAGAAATGATTCCTATTTCTAAAGGAAACAAAGTGTATAATCTTGGGGTGATTACTATTCCAAGTTTTTACATGAATTTTGAGGAGGCCAGGAACGGCGATCCAAATTACCGAAGTGTTTCAAGGGACGTTGAAAACCTGATCAAAGATTTGCAATCAAAAAATGTTGATGGGATTATGATTGATCTCCGATATAATGGAGGGGGAGCGTTGCCCGAAGCCATTAATTTAACTGGATTGTTTATTGATCAAGGGCCTGTGGTTCAGGTAAAGCACAGCAATGGCAAGATTGATGTTCAAAGAAATAGTAATGCAGGAGTTTTTTACGACGGGCCATTGGCAGTTTTGGTGAATAGATTCTCCGCTTCTGCTTCTGAAATATTTAGCGCAGCTATTCAAGATTATCACAGAGGAATTATTATTGGTGAAACTACCTTTGGTAAGGGTACAGTTCAGCAAATGGCTGGCTTCAATCGTTATTATCCCAATTACCCGGAAAGCATGGGTAACTTGAAATTTACCCTGTCAAAATATTATAGAGTATCAGGAAGTAGTACCCAGAATATCGGCGTGTCTCCAGATATCGAATTTCCGTCGGCCTTTGATGCAGAAGAATTTGGTGAAAGCTCGAGACCCAATGCATTGAAGTGGGATCAAATCATTTCATCCTATTATCAGCCAACGAACACCATTTCTGATGATATAATTGAAAATTTAAGATCCCTTTACAAGGAAGATTTGAAAGTAGATGTGGATTTAAAGAATCTCCAAAAGGATATTGCTAAAATGAAGGCCAATCAGGAAAGAAATGAATTGTCCTTAAACCTCGAGGCAAGGAAAGCTGAACAAGATAAAAATGAAGAAGAAAGTGATCTCCAAAAGAAACTTTCGGAATCAGCAGGTAAAATCTATCAGGAGTACAGCACGTCAGAGGAAGATCAGAAAAAGCTCAGAGAGGATCCTTATTTGAAAGAGGGGCTTAGATTATTAGCTGAGTTGGTCAAATAG
- a CDS encoding transketolase: MDKYPDIEKLKSIASQVRRDIVRMVHGAQSGHPGGSLGCTDYLVALYFHIMNHDKGFNPDAKNEDLFFLSNGHISPVFYSVLARSGYFDVKELATFRKLDTRLQGHPATEEGLPGIRIASGSLGQGLSVSIGAALTKKINGDKSTVFTLMGDGELQEGQIWEAAMFAASNKVDNLIAAVDFNGQQIDGPTSEVNDMGDLKAKWEAFGWTVIEANGNEMEDIVSNLKLAKSLSKKEKPILILMKTEMGAGVDFMEGTHKWHGIAPNDEDLQKALAQLEETLGDY; the protein is encoded by the coding sequence ATGGATAAGTATCCAGACATAGAAAAATTAAAATCAATCGCAAGCCAAGTCCGACGTGACATCGTACGTATGGTCCATGGCGCACAGTCCGGTCACCCGGGCGGTTCTTTAGGCTGTACCGACTATTTGGTAGCCTTGTATTTTCACATCATGAATCACGACAAAGGTTTCAATCCTGATGCCAAAAATGAAGATTTATTCTTCTTGTCGAATGGTCACATATCGCCTGTATTTTACAGCGTATTGGCACGTAGCGGATACTTTGATGTAAAAGAACTAGCGACTTTTAGAAAATTGGATACACGTTTGCAAGGGCACCCTGCCACTGAAGAGGGACTTCCAGGAATCAGAATTGCATCCGGCTCTCTTGGACAAGGATTATCAGTTTCTATAGGAGCTGCCTTGACTAAAAAGATCAATGGCGACAAATCAACGGTTTTCACTTTAATGGGTGACGGTGAGTTGCAAGAAGGCCAAATCTGGGAAGCGGCTATGTTTGCTGCTAGTAACAAAGTGGATAACCTTATTGCAGCCGTAGATTTCAATGGTCAGCAAATCGACGGACCTACTTCGGAAGTCAATGACATGGGCGACTTAAAAGCCAAGTGGGAAGCCTTTGGTTGGACAGTGATCGAAGCCAATGGAAATGAAATGGAAGACATTGTTTCTAACCTAAAATTGGCCAAATCACTTTCTAAGAAAGAAAAGCCAATCTTGATTCTGATGAAAACAGAAATGGGTGCTGGTGTGGACTTCATGGAAGGCACACACAAATGGCACGGTATAGCACCGAACGACGAAGACTTGCAAAAGGCTTTGGCTCAATTGGAAGAAACTTTAGGTGATTACTAA
- a CDS encoding tetratricopeptide repeat protein: MNLLNPKQLSFSLLLISLVLLGLSGYAQPILDLQQRFNHAKDLYQREAYKAARVEFSKTLIEPYLAESSYFLASSAIRADHADGEQLMNDFVSQFPFHVYAQNAFLDIADFYYGKGAYEDALANFNKFDGHLSADILFKKGYCEFYLNKYDQALATFKKLEGSYSPAQNDAAYFQGYIYHSRGDVKTSYKFLKEAFESQQYRKPAMELYASTLYQNGQYQELIRLVESELTPVDNGVVLNFLADSQYALEKYRSAAGSYNDLFNSYAKHRNERNYFRAGYSSFKIENKDDAIQYLKRSAVADDSVGAYASYYLGVIYTEQKNWHFAISSFENTAKYPTVIREDALLHQARGLMQLPNYQEAIEVLNIYSASYPAGRFKSAVKEMLGVCYAQTNDYDLAIQHIEELDRLTPELKQTYQRVSFLKGVNLFNDKKFELAAEVFQKSLIYNEDAGLTQQTYYWMGEALTLLDQQDEALFYYKSVSQQPSVEVYLKSIYGKAYSHFNLKDYASSVAAFRKFESQYTTAVNRKYLTDALLRMGDCYFVLKEYQRGIEYYTKAEKEGNRNKDHIYFQIGLLNRYLDKEVMAKRYFSKLIKELPNSPKADHAYFQMAQMDFEAGKSKEAVESYRLFMMKYPSSDFIPFALLNQAVAFDNEGQVESSISNYKEILDRFPRHQTANSALLGLQDKSTAGQFDSFDEYLKKYKQANPNSEALENIEFESARANYYSQQYEMAIKGLEDFVKVYPNSSLITESQYLIGDSYYRQEHYEKARDNFKKIESLVDFSKYPRVLYRLATIESLLGNLDTGNAYFYKLAGASRSSRNIIKVDAGLMENHFAASQYDSAIHFGNELLNNPKAGVLVSAQANLIIGKSQYEKDDLEAALQNFLPLVSNSPDERGAEAYYYISKIYYDQAKYDRALESLFILTDNFKTYEIWLGKAYLLMADIYIETNELFQAKATLNSLIEHSTLQEVTAVAKAKLKQIEDSIDSNE, translated from the coding sequence TTGAATTTACTGAATCCCAAACAACTTTCGTTCAGTCTGCTGCTTATCTCCCTGGTTTTACTTGGTCTGAGCGGTTATGCTCAGCCTATTTTGGATTTGCAACAACGATTCAATCATGCGAAAGATTTGTATCAAAGAGAAGCGTACAAGGCCGCAAGAGTTGAATTTAGCAAAACATTAATTGAACCTTATTTAGCGGAATCGAGCTACTTTTTAGCATCCAGTGCCATTAGGGCTGATCATGCGGATGGAGAGCAACTTATGAATGACTTTGTGAGTCAATTTCCGTTTCATGTTTATGCTCAAAACGCATTCTTGGATATTGCTGACTTCTATTATGGAAAAGGAGCGTATGAAGATGCACTGGCTAACTTCAATAAATTTGATGGCCATCTAAGTGCGGATATTTTATTCAAAAAGGGATACTGCGAATTCTATCTAAATAAGTATGACCAGGCATTGGCCACTTTCAAAAAACTGGAAGGGAGCTACTCGCCAGCTCAAAATGATGCCGCTTACTTTCAGGGTTATATTTATCACAGTCGTGGGGACGTCAAAACATCCTATAAGTTTTTGAAAGAAGCATTTGAATCTCAGCAGTATAGAAAACCAGCGATGGAATTGTACGCCAGTACACTTTATCAAAACGGTCAGTATCAGGAATTGATTCGATTGGTAGAGTCCGAACTCACCCCGGTTGACAATGGTGTAGTGCTGAATTTTTTAGCAGATTCTCAGTATGCTCTGGAGAAGTATCGCTCGGCTGCTGGAAGTTATAACGACTTGTTTAATTCTTATGCTAAGCATAGAAATGAAAGAAACTATTTCCGTGCCGGTTACAGTAGTTTCAAAATTGAAAATAAAGATGATGCCATCCAATACCTGAAAAGATCGGCAGTGGCTGACGATAGTGTAGGGGCTTATGCTTCTTACTATTTGGGCGTCATTTATACGGAGCAGAAAAATTGGCATTTTGCCATCAGTTCATTTGAGAATACTGCGAAGTATCCTACCGTCATTCGAGAAGATGCTTTGCTTCACCAAGCCCGAGGTTTGATGCAGCTGCCTAACTATCAAGAGGCTATTGAAGTGTTGAATATTTACTCGGCTTCTTATCCTGCTGGAAGATTCAAATCAGCAGTAAAGGAAATGCTGGGGGTGTGTTATGCTCAAACCAATGACTATGATCTGGCCATACAACATATTGAAGAGTTGGACCGATTGACTCCGGAATTAAAACAGACCTATCAAAGGGTATCCTTTTTGAAAGGTGTGAATTTATTTAACGACAAGAAATTTGAATTAGCGGCAGAAGTATTTCAAAAATCTCTTATTTATAATGAAGATGCTGGCCTGACCCAACAGACCTACTACTGGATGGGAGAAGCATTGACTTTGTTGGATCAGCAAGATGAGGCGCTGTTTTATTATAAGTCGGTGAGCCAGCAGCCAAGCGTAGAAGTCTATTTGAAATCCATTTACGGTAAGGCCTACTCGCACTTCAACCTTAAGGACTATGCCAGTTCTGTTGCTGCATTTAGAAAATTTGAATCTCAGTATACCACTGCAGTCAATAGAAAATATTTGACGGATGCCTTACTCAGGATGGGTGATTGTTATTTTGTTTTAAAGGAATACCAGCGTGGTATAGAGTACTATACAAAGGCTGAAAAGGAAGGAAATAGAAACAAAGACCATATATACTTTCAGATTGGTTTGTTGAACAGGTATTTGGATAAGGAGGTAATGGCTAAGCGGTATTTCAGCAAGCTGATTAAAGAGCTTCCTAACTCTCCCAAAGCAGATCATGCTTATTTTCAAATGGCCCAAATGGATTTTGAAGCTGGAAAGAGCAAAGAAGCGGTGGAGTCTTATCGTTTGTTTATGATGAAATACCCATCTAGCGATTTTATACCTTTTGCTTTATTGAATCAAGCGGTAGCCTTTGATAATGAAGGACAAGTGGAATCCAGTATTTCGAACTACAAAGAAATTTTGGATAGATTCCCGAGACATCAGACGGCCAACAGTGCTTTGTTGGGCTTGCAGGATAAAAGCACTGCAGGACAATTTGATTCATTCGATGAATATCTGAAAAAATATAAACAAGCGAACCCGAATAGCGAGGCACTAGAGAATATTGAATTCGAGTCGGCCAGAGCCAATTATTATAGCCAGCAATATGAAATGGCCATAAAGGGACTAGAGGACTTCGTGAAGGTTTATCCCAATAGCTCACTCATTACAGAATCTCAATACCTGATCGGTGACTCATACTACAGGCAAGAACATTACGAAAAGGCACGGGATAACTTCAAGAAAATTGAAAGTTTGGTGGATTTCTCTAAATATCCAAGGGTATTGTATCGTTTGGCCACTATAGAGAGCCTTTTGGGGAATTTAGATACCGGAAATGCTTATTTCTACAAATTGGCTGGTGCCTCTAGATCCTCACGAAATATAATCAAAGTAGATGCTGGTTTGATGGAAAATCACTTTGCTGCCTCGCAATATGATTCAGCTATTCATTTTGGCAATGAGTTGCTGAATAACCCTAAAGCTGGTGTATTGGTGAGCGCTCAGGCCAATTTGATCATTGGAAAGTCTCAATATGAGAAGGATGATTTGGAAGCCGCACTTCAGAATTTTTTACCGCTAGTTAGTAATTCGCCAGATGAGAGAGGAGCGGAGGCTTATTACTACATCAGCAAGATTTATTATGATCAAGCCAAATATGACCGAGCTTTGGAGAGTTTGTTTATTCTGACTGATAATTTCAAAACTTATGAAATTTGGCTAGGCAAGGCCTATCTACTAATGGCTGATATATACATTGAAACAAATGAATTGTTTCAGGCGAAAGCAACGCTTAATTCGTTGATTGAGCATTCTACTTTACAAGAAGTAACTGCCGTGGCTAAGGCCAAATTAAAACAGATTGAAGATTCCATTGATTCAAATGAATAA